The Xenopus laevis strain J_2021 chromosome 4L, Xenopus_laevis_v10.1, whole genome shotgun sequence genomic sequence gcacatTGTTCCGAAATGAGTGTGGCTTGTCtatatgagcttttgcatacaacaaggcGTGAgttcagaaagggcttctttctaatcaccctgccatacagatgttctttgtgcaaattgtgctgaattgtagaatgatgtacatatacaccatctgcagcaagatgttcttgcaggtctttggaggtgatctttgggttgtctgtaaccactcaaaatcctcctcatatgccgctcctgtatttttcttgaccaGGGTTTTAcacatcttttgagagttgcttagAGGATCGCATGCCGTCAGTCTTCAGAGGAGagccaaacaaaagcacaacttgcaattggccaccttaaatatcttctcatgattggacacacctgcctatgaagttcaaggcttaataagataatccaaccaattgcaaattgcctcaaaatgtcaatctacatcatacttaaagatcatttaaaggtgaaaaaccctttaaAAGCAAGACAGCAAAGCCCTGGGCTGGTGCAACTGAGTTATGTCCTATACTAAGGGGCTTGAGGAAAAAGTGGAAACCGTTTAATAGGAAAGCGGCACAATTCCAATAAGCAGTTGGTACAGCCTTAGTGGACTTCCCTGGAAAGCTAAGCCTTTACAGGGCTGGGATTAGATAATTAAGGTGGTGGATGATGGAAATGTATTGATCTCACCGATATCTTAGTATACAATGGGTTTGAtattttttaagaatttaaatCCTAAAGTTACAAATGCAATGCATTCATAATTACTAGAACTGGGCTAAACgttgcatttattattacatacccTATAAAGTTTTAGAAGAAGAGCAATGTATAAAGCAGGGAGGCTGATGTTACATGCAACTGTAGAACAATACTATGCAGCTTTGGCTTGACTTTAACATGCCTGCGCTATTTTAGTCTCTGAACAGTTCAGGGAATATTTCTCAGCCCCATATGCAAGTCAGTCATTGCCATCAGTTGATGTGATGAATGATGCGCTGCATAATTTAATGCACTTGTTTCAGAGTGCTTATACTCAGGGGGACACAGCATTAAAAGCTTGCTTACAGGGTGTCTAGAtgattggaggaaaaaaaatattccttaaagtgataccgacactaaaaattctcttttcaaaatattaatctacattaaaagttacctataggtcatgttgatcgtttttcatggatagttctgcttttgtgagtaattaattgtcacttgaagtttctaaacctgactgtcccttctcaacctgtcagttaagagtttctaatgctaaccgactactgctgcacaaatatggcagccccctgatacagaaacatgggggtaagaaatgtaatgttaaagcatcaagcaaatacttttatggcaaaattataaatagaattcaaagaCAGTGTTATGATGgagaataaaaaaaggttattttctgatgtccgtATCACTTTACTATGGGCGTGAGAAGATAATGTATTAATGAGAGGGTACTGGTACATTTACATCTTAGAATCTAGAGAAAACATGAATTTCATTGGATTGTGTGAGCTTTGGGAGGTGCATATATTCAAATTACACGTGCCTAAATCTGGCATTTAAGGGAGTcgctttttgttttaattaatgtaaCACAGCTTAGCAGACTAACTTCTACAGTTCTTCAATAGCAAAGACGGCAcataaaactatattaaattattatgttTCTAAACTTGCTTATTTGTTATATGGCTGCAGTAGGAAAAGCATGAATACAGGGGAATAGAACGGACTCTGCTAGCTCTGTGTATTCCAGATAAAATGCATAAACATTCAGTGAGATGCAGCCCAAAATACCAACGGGTTGGAAAGCAGTTCCAGTTAAATGACCTGCCCCTAGTGCTGGAAGGAATGAAAAAGTGactcataaaataaatatataatgcctAAGGTGGCAAAAGTAAATGATTTGCAGGCAAAAACGTTTCGGTTTTGCATTAGATTTTCATTGTACTGCCTGTAACAGATTTTACCCAGGATATGGGTCACACTCTCAGTATGTTGGCAGCTGGCTAATTCTTTTAAAAAGACATCCTATTGAGGGGGTCAGGCTACCAACATAGAAGGCATGTGTAGATGTTAAAATCCATGCGGTCTTTTTAATGATTGTCATAagcaaaagagaaggaaaaaaaaaaaaaaaaaaaaaaaaaggacagggGGCTGGCTTGCTGCTTGTAGACAGGGAGAAATGCATGCAAGGTTGTCACGTGAGTATTAGCCTGGCTGTGACGTTCAATTCTGCTCTGTCAGAAGACGGCATCTGTCAAATCGCACATTTAAACCACTGACTCTgagagaagcagcagcagcctgGGAAACAGACCTGCTTCTCTGCTCCATAGATTTTCCCCCCGCCCGCCCCCTCCATAGAGCTCAGTCTTCCAGGGAAGCAGCCTAGCAACAAGGACTGAGGTAAATCCTCCACTATTCTTTCATTCAGCTACACTATGTTCTTGCCCAGCTTTCTGCAACACTGCTGATATTAAGCAACACTGGCATGGATACAGACGGCTGAACAGCAGGGACACCAGGCGAGATCTGATGAAGCTCTCGGCAGCCAGCGAGACAATGCCGGGGATGTTGGTGCATGTGAGTCGGCGGAATATACAAAATGCCCATGAGTGGAAGAGGCAATAGGACAGGCTGCGGGAAGACGGACAGTGGCCACAAGTACACGCAGAGAGGACATTTCCCAAGTGCGCATGTTCCACTACACATTTTCTCTGGCCAAGTGATGACGTGCCAAAACTATTCTCAATAAGTGAATTCCAACCATCATGAGCAAATACAGTAAAAAAGGTACGTAACAAAACCCATTTGCTTAAATCAGATTAACCCAAATGTCGCCGAGCAAAATcctaccaaaagaaaaaaaaaaactatgaaacaCAACGCCTAGTATTGTATAAAATCCCACACAATGTCCATAACTGCTTGGCATGGGGAATGTCACAGGGGAAAGCTAAATCCCCTAACAAGTAGGTCATATTTAATCTTTATCTGGACTAATCTCTAAGCTCGGGTGACTCCGGCAAGCTGCTGAGATGAGGGAATGGTTAATAGCAGATCTACAATTTAGATTCAAGCAGATGGGGaatcagaaagcagttcaatgTGTTTAAGGGAAAGTATTTATCCCTTGACGGAAAATTAACGTTACCTTGTATTTAAATGGGTAGCAAGGGTTACTGTAATGGGAGGTGTAATAGTGAAGAATTCATGTGTGCACTGCAGGGCTTGTATATAGTAAAGTGTGCAAAATATGAAATACTATATATGCCATGGACACAGCTAGTTTGTGCAAATGAAAACAGTTTTACAGGACGAAAAGCATAGGGAAAGTAAAACACTGTTTCTATAATGCAACACTGCTGGGAATTAGCAGTCTTCGGATCGCCACCAAGAAGTAAACCACAGCTCTGAAAGGGTAGTACCGTAAATGCTATTAGTCCTAATGAAGGAAGGGAAAGAGGCTCTTGAAAATAGCTTGTTCAATTCCATGTGGCCTGCAATGGGGTACCATGAATGCATAGAGAAGGAACACAGGGTATCAGGGATGCCAATACCAACCACAGGCACTGAAGGTGCAgcataaacatatttttacaaTAATAACACCACCTTAAAAATCTAACACTTTACTTAATTATTCCACCGGCTACCCTGTGCTGCTCAGTTGTCTTTACATCAGCCAGGGGAAATTTACAATCCGTTTTTTATGGTTTAGGCATGGGAAATCTTTGTACAGACACTGCTCTTATTTACGGAAATCATTCATTCTCCATAGAAGCCGTCTCACTGGCTGACACAATGTTTTTCTCTACATAGTGGCCGTGTTTATAGCAGGACTAGGTCAATAGTTGCATTTCACAGGCTGCAGAAGGAAGCACAGGCATTGGTGCATCTGCAACAGTAATCTAGATTTTCCTTTAGCAGGGAGGAGAGGAAACATTGAATTGCATTACCATACATTATCCCAGGGTGAATAACATGAACAAAAACAGCAAAATGTGTCAGCCCAGCACATGCATTGTTCACTGGTTTCCATGCGACTTGTCAGATCCATTACAACTGATATaatatatttgattaaaatgggtaCAGAAACGGCAAAAAGGATGTAATAGTCATGAAGAGGTTATTGCAACAGGAAGTTAAATTGCAAATAGAACATCCTCTGTAAAAAATACACGCCCTCAGATTCACAATACAGCATATCCTATGGAATATTATTACAGGCAGAACATTTTGAAATGTACGAGTAAGGGCTGGAAGTAGCATGGTTTCATATAAAACCAACATGCTCAATGCATAGATATAAACAGCTGCAATCTGACAGAGatttaaagtatattttagtataaaaatatactAATATACCTTTGCAGAAAAACTTGTATACAACAAGCTAAAAACATGATCACCCGTGCCGAGCGAATGAAGTGCCCTTAGTTTAGTCCAGTGCAGGTCACCAAACAAAATGCAACTCTGGCTCCCTCTTGAGGAAGAGACTGGTAATGCAAAACAGTGAAACCCAgagatgtttaaatattttagcaatcagggatttaacaaaacaaaaaaaaaaatcaatgtatagtAGTGGAATTTTGAATGAATGACATTCCAAACATTTGTTCTGACATTACATCTTCAATTTCCTTTAAGTGTATAAAGTGTAAGCAGACTGAACTGGGGAAAGCTACTGAACCCTGAAAATGAGTTTTGACAACTGCATCTTCTCATTGACTTTTTGAACACAGCGGCTGCCAATGAAAACATGCTAAGCAGCGTAGTGTGACTAACACAACCCAGCTCCCATCAAGCTCACACATGCAGCAGGCTTCTCCAGGCACAtgacaagcactgaaaataaaaacagcagaTTAAATGAACACGTTATTTCACTAAATTAGCTACACGATTAATCAGCTAACTAGAAGCCTAGCCCCAAGCAGATGACTTAAAGCATCTCCAGCTGCAAGTGAGCGTTAAATCACCTGGACAAagtctttattcagcagcttagTCAATAACCGGACAGAGGCAACATCTACTAATTGAGCAGCTCATTGGAAAGGAATAGGTTGAGGAGGAGGTTTTTGCCATGTTTtgtatatatcaataaaatattggTTTAATGAAAGTGCTTCTAATACTTCTCTTTGCAGGTTCTCCTTTACTTGATAAAGCAAGTGGCAATTGGAAGAATGAAGCCTAACACCAAAGAAGAGTGACAGCCGCACAGAGTGTGGGACGAGAGTATCCAGACCTGTGCAATAGAGCGCGGGGCAGCATCACAACCAGCATGCTTCAGTGGAGGAGACGCCATTGCTGTTTTGTCAAAATGACCTGGAATAGCAAAAGGTCTCTGTTCCGCACTCACCTCACCGGTCTCGTATCTCTTGTGTTTTTATTCGCCATGTTGCTCTTTTTCAACCACCACAGCTCACTCTCGGGCAGAACTGGACTCAAAGAAAATCCAGTGACGCACACAATACGAGGATACAGGGCGACAAAAAGCGATACGAACAGCTCGCTAAGGAGTATGTGGAAGGACGGCGTTCATCAAACGCTAAAGCCTCACACAGCTTCTAATGTGAGCAGCATGGAATTGATACAACAAGGAGTAACTGGGTTGGAGAACACACTAAGCACAAATGGAAGTATATACAGCGAAAAAGGCTCCGGACACCAAAATGTGTACCATTATAAATATATCATCAACGAGCCTGGGAAGTGTCAGGAGAAAACGCCGTTCCTTATTTTGCTCATAGCAGCGGAACCAAGGCAGATTGAGGCTCGACAAGCAATTAGACAAACTTGGGGTAACGAGAGCCTTGCTCCGGGGTTCCGAACAGTAAGGTTGTTTTTACTTGGGATACATGCCACGGCAGATGGGGCAATCCAGCAAGCCATTATGGATGAAAGCAGGCAATACCATGACATTATCCAGCAAGAGTATTTAGACACCTACTACAACCTGACCATTAAAACGTTGATGGGCATGAACTGGGTAGCAACATATTGTCCAAAAGTTTTGTACGTCATGAAAACAGACAGCGATATGTTTGTTAACACGGAATACTTAATACACAAGCTGCTGAAGCCTGATCTCCCCCCACGAACCAATTATTTCACAGGATATTTAATGAGAGGGTATGCGCCAAATCGGAACAAAGACAGCAAATGGTACATGCCCCAGGATTTATACCCCAGCGAGCGTTACCCAGTATTTTGCTCAGGGACTGGCTATGTGCTCTCTGGGGACCTTGCGGAGAAAATCTTCAAAGTGTCTCTAAGCATCAGACGTTTGCATTTAGAGGATGTATATGTCGGGATTTGTCTTGCAAAGCTGCGTATTGACCCTGTGCCCCCGCCAAACGAGTTTGTCTTCAATCATTGGAGGGTTTCATACTCAAGCTGTAAATATAGTCACCTAATTACCTCCCATCAGTTCCAGCCTGGAGAACTTATTAAATACTGGAATCACTTACAACAGAATAAGCACAATGCCTGTGCCAATGCAGCCAAGGAAAAAGCCAGCAAGTATCGGCACCGTAAAAtgcactaaacaaaaaaaaaactggacaacgtattaaataatagattttattgtgcaaattgaaaatatatacaaaagcaTGTGCAGTTTGGCAAGCTtactgggaaaggcttttcaaTAGGAGGATAatggggaaattatttttttattttcaaaagatTATTAGAAAATAAACACGGAAACTAAAGGGTattaacaaagaaacaaaaaaaaaagtaaaaattgttgtgtgttaAATCTGTGCAATAAGACGCATGCACACTTTCATGGTACACCCGCTCTTTTATGTGCCAATAAAATTCAACTGGTCAAATTTTGCATACAAACACAAGGAAAGTGTATTTCTGTTAATGAAAAAACTGGCAACAACAGGAGAGCCCGAAAAACAGATCAAAGGCTTCAAGCTCCTACTGTTGTTAAAATAAAGAGATTTCAGGGATTTAAAGTAGAATAACTATCCAAAATATAGAAACACTAACTCACGGTTTTAACTTTACAGACCTAGCATTTCAAATGGTGCATTATATTTAAGAAGATTTTCCACCATTTGTAATGTACAAGTGAAAAGGTATGGAATCATCAACCAGAATCCCAAAAAATATGGCAGTCAGTGCCAATatcatttatacaaatattttttttttatatttgacggattctaaaagcatcaggcaaatacttttatgtcaaaattataaatagtattcaaaggcaatattattagagatataaaaaaacaattattttctggtgtcagtatctctttaaggctggGTACTCTAAAATATACAATGACCAAAAGCCTCTGAAATATTATCAAGAGGAACCAACAAATACCAATACAACTGAGGGCCCAGCAAACACAAATACGACTGACCTaagttttaagaaatatattcttCTCAACATATTTAATTCAAGAGCTCAGTCACTCTCATCCAATTAATTTTGGAACCTACATCCAAAATAACAGGCACATTAAGTAGGTTCAAGGAAACTAAAAAAGTTGAAACATCCAAAATGAAAAAgcttgggcagccattcaaactgttGGATCCACAtacacatagcagataacagcaACTGTGTATAATAATCGTTTTATGTTTTACACCGTTGGCTTAAGAAAGGGGTTAAATGCCATTTGTATAGAGAGAACTATATAATAAAAAACGTCTCATAAAATTGTATCTATTCATCTACCAATGAATACCCTGATttcaaacatttcattttatggGGTTGCTGGGCCTTTAAATACTAGTAGTAGTAACCCTTTCATTTCACATATAGATGCAGATATGTAGAAGCCCTATATATgctcatataatacacaaaagccatgaatatcttgtaaattatatccttataaacggtgagttctgatgtcatcagttataaacggtgagttctgatgtcatttgtcacgtGACTcattgaaacgtgtgtattataataaataaagtaccccctgttgtaaaatatgaggatattagaagatacctcggagttccatgacctgtataaaaacactcggccttcggcctcgtacttttatatggtcatgaaactcctcggtaacttataatatccttatattttacaaaagggggtactttattcactatatattattttcccCTCTGGGGTAAAAGGGTATGGTAGCATTCCCTATTTATAGCTGTGCAAAATGTAAATGATGTATTTTTTGTGCTTTGTATCTTAACAATGAAGAAACTGCGTAACAATTTGTGCGACAATACAAATGATTGCACTTGATGTTTGCACTCTACTAAGTGGGGTACAGAGGGAAAGTTACATCTATAGAGGGGTTGGTGCAGTTCTTGGCAGGGCACATTAGAGCAGTTGTGCAGTAAAGTGTAGAGAGATCAGAAAGACCCACTACAAGAAGGGCAAAAAATTATTATCAGAAATAAATTGGGACCTCTGTATTCTCCATTGGGAAAGGGACTAATGTGGGTGATAAGAATTTTCTGCGAAGAGCTGAAAGATGGGCaaggaatccattatccagaaagctccaaattacaggatcgacattttaatcaaataattaagattttaaaaaattattccattttctctgtaataaaacagcttatacttgatcccaactaagatcttaGTCAcctgttggaggcaaaacaattctagaGGGTGCATTTAATACTGtttaataatgcatttaataatgtttaaatatgtttttaatagaaaactccagttctcaagcattctggattacaggtcctatacctgtaataatcaTAGTAGGTACTGAATGTTAAAAGGCCTAGTGAAGTACAACAAGGATTTTATGTCAACTATATTGGGGAGCATAAAAAGCAATTTTGTATGTACTTGAGAAGGGACTGCTCAAATTAAgttgactttaaaggggacccgtcacccaaaaaaattattcaaaatcctattttatcacattagtcaagcaaaatgaacttaaattacactatataaattatttgaatcatgttAACTTCAGTCTGGTAAtttaaaatgatagcaagcaggcagcagccattttgtggacactctttttaaggaaagcctttcatcatctcagaatcatgtttgtgcatcagaatgggggaagtgatgtccatccccatatgccctggctacacaattaaatggtgaagagaacgggggaatgtgtgtaGAGAagcgacatctaggaagtgctgaatggaaattgaaagtaattgtctgccccgcctctatgcccatggcatagaggaggggcagacaatatttgattgacagctgagatttttaaatgagcttacaacagcaatgaatgctttaataaaaaatagaaattggatttcatgtttaatttgaaaaggacttttattatacagatttttgtgtctgggtgacaggtccactttaaggaaagTTAAGATGAGGACACCAAGGGGACACTAGTGAGTGGGCACCAATATGCGTCGCAAAACATTTGTAGTAACACAGCTATGTAGTCAGTAACACAGATATGAAGTCATACAAGCTGGTATAAGAATGTTAGTCTCAGAGAATGCATTACTAGTAACTGTCAGTCAAAAACCTCACATGCTGCTGTAGAAAAAGCAGATCTCTGCCTCAGCAATAAGGATGAACTGTGTTGCTCTGCTAGAGACTTTCATACAGTGCTTGGATGCCATATGAAACCTCCTTGGCCAACAACCTTAAACAGGACTTTACTGAGCGTCTCTTTGCACCATACGGTCTATGGGAATATTCCTGTCCAGCCATGCAATAAACTGCCTCCTTTGCTTCTAAAAAGGTAACCCACCCTCTATGGCTGTAGGAATCGGAAAAACGTTATGTTTTAAGGAAATTGGCTGTGCCATTCTTGAGCTTTTCTGGCGTATGAACTGGGTTAAGCAAGCCAAAGATCACTGACAAATGTGGCACTGTATGTGCTCAGGACAGATCAGTCAAGGAAGGTAAGGCTGCTCGTTTTAATGGAGATCAAATGTGTGCTTTTTAGTAAATCACAAATAGGAATGCAAATGACATATCGGGTGTATCTGGGATGCAGCTGCGCCATGGGAAAACCTTTCCTAGAGATTTTTGTTATTCAACTGCCTGGAAAGTATAAAGTGTCCAAGAAGATAGGTTCTCTTTCTGAAGTTAAAGagatacaaaggaaaaaaaaacctgaaatcaattatccaaaaaaacaagATAGCAACTAGCAGCCGTGGGACACATAATGCTATGCCAAGCTTAAAGTTTTCAGCCTCATACATAAAAATCTGATTACAGGGAAGTTATACTGTACAGCAACAATGGTTAGGTTACTGGTCCAACAACATCCCATCAGTGaggtttcctttaaatgtaattaaaggaaaagtaaaggtaTGTAAAATGCAACGACATTATAAAAGGTACAATAAATCAAAACCCTCtgcgttttgattttttttgcgcATGCTTTTAGATTCCTACTTCCATCCACAAATCCAACATGATAATAAAAGTGCCACCATTTCCCTCCAAGTCCCAATCAGTCACACCAACAACTTAGCGAGTGACTTGCACATTGCAAATGAAacacaggtttgatttttcttaaaaggaaaacaaGTTTTACTAATAAATAGATGCTTATTTCCTGGTCGGCTTCTGAAGCATGGGTAGAACTGCGTCCTGTGCTATTATGAAATATACACATTAAGGGTTTAAAGGGAGATAAGCGAGCTAAATGGCAATTGTTTATATAGAAAACACTTTTTAGAAAGAGTACATTATGCTTTATTTCGTACCTAGTCTATTATGCAGTGAGGGATATAAAAATGATACACCTCTAATTCAGAgtgtaaaaagatttttaaaatgacatttacagTGAGAGGAAGTGTGAAGAGTTCCCTTATTTATGGGATTAGCTCGCTGCataacaactgtttttttttttgggggggggggaacttggGGGACATGGAATACCCAGAGCAAAATATgcccaagtctagtaacccataacaagcAGGTGCGTTTCTTTCAaatggtgaccagtaaatgttacctgggcagttgcttatattaaatttccttCTTAAAAATGTAGGACCCGCAAAGTCCTGCTACAAGAATAATGGCAGACTGggaattttttgctgcaaaagcATTTTCTCACTCTGTGGGAAAGGGGGACAAGATGCTAAAAACCACCATCCATTCAAAAGAATGGAAATTGCTGCCAATTTCCAGGTCCTGCCCAGTGACAGGTGCAAATGATTCAAATCCACGCTGTGAATATGAACTTGTCCTTGGCAAGGAATCCTAGAAATGAGGGCAATTCCCAGCATTTTGTCACCCACCCGCTGACGAGAAAATCATCCAGCAACAAAACACTGGAAATTTGCCCAGTTTGCATTTCAATTAGGTTTAGAACTCTAGCCTCACGCTGTCTCAATACCCATAAGCCCAAGAAACTCAAAGTAATGGAAACCAACTACAAATATTAACTCCGGCCATATACAGCATGAAATACCAGTTTAGAGAAAGTACAGTAGCAAGTCAAAGGACCAGTGAACCCAACtagcaaaaaaacacatttataataaaggtATGGGGCCGGTtagctggaaacccattatccagaaagttccgaattacgggacggtcatctcccatagactattgcaatcaaataaatcaaaagtttaaacatattctctttttctctgtaataacaaaagagCATCTTCttcttaatcccaactaagatgtaatcaATCCTTATAAGGtatatttagaggcagatttaacaagggtcgaattttgaattcgaattttcgagtttatttttatggccaaaacggtcaaattcaactagagagttatccaaattcgatttgaattttcaagatttatcatactcaggccctttaagaactcaaatttgatttatactgctgtataagtcaatgggtgatcAATCTTTTTcaatcaatttggtgatgtttgcagccttcctgacattgaggtttttttggagataaaaatctctaattgtgtttttaaaaatcaaattcgattcgagttttcgggtcgatcttATTCACCcgacttttaaaaattatattttattgatacatttagattggtcaaatttcgagttcatggaagttttacaaaaaaactcgcataaattcaaaattcgacccttgatgcgatcacttgggggtgcctcacTGTTGGCACCcaagtaaaaatgattttccatctcctttaaagtatggagagccaaattactgaaagatcccttatccgtaaaaccccaggtcacaagcattttagataacaggtcccacacctgtataaaagcaactGCAGGATAATAAATATGAAAGAGATATTGCCTAACACCTCCCGGCATACTTTTTGTGTTTGAACAATTTTGCTTACAAATATCATTGATATCAGCGTCGGATCATTTTGGGgagaataaaagtaaaatgtgacAGATGCATCACAAAATGCTCTTAGATGAAAGCCTTAATGCGGCCGTGCAACATTACCATGGAAACCACTCGGAGCTCGCTGCAAAGTATTTAAATTTTGACAGCCTCATGAGAAGGCTCATACTGAATGATAGTAAGGCTTTGTTTTGCTAGGTAATTCAGCCACTTTTCTGCTTGAACCATAGAATTTACTACTAAGTGCTAATGCATTCCATGCTGCGGTTATTTCAGAAGTAATTGGATGAGCGAAGCTGCAGAAGAATACCCAGCGGATGGGATTTTGGTACAAGCGTATGAATTTTTATTTAACAAGGCCACGCATACTAAGGTACAGACGACTTGGTAATAGTAATAAATACGATTGAAAGTTTTTACTGATCCCCCAGATACAAATGAAAGGCAAGTCTGAAATTAAGAATGAGTTAGCGAAAATGCAACCACTTAATGAAGCCAATCAGAATGCAGAAGAATAACAAGGCCAAGGCGAATTCTCTTATTGACGAGCCCTAAGGAGCCACTTTGTGCTGCTTTATTCACGGCCTGCAACTGGGAGCTTCTCGGGTCATTAGAACCTGATCTCATTTCTCTCATATTGATTTTACTAAAATGCAAGATGCATGATAAACATTTGCaataagatattaaaaaaacaaagaatatcaGTAGCCGTTTTAACCCCTTGATTGCCAGCACCCACTTGAACTATTTGCTGTGGACTTAAACCTGCACTGCAAAGTACAATTTCTTATAGAAttcaggattctgtttgggattcagccaaatcctaagtGATCAGCCATATTGAATTGGACGGATAAGctttagaaaactgatgggggcactttctttattgttaaaaatgtatgcaCTAATTTCAATATGCAGATTAGTTGTTAGTGAATTTGGTATTCATCCGAATTCAAGATGTATGTATTCTATG encodes the following:
- the b3galt2.L gene encoding uncharacterized protein LOC494704; this encodes MLQWRRRHCCFVKMTWNSKRSLFRTHLTGLVSLVFLFAMLLFFNHHSSLSGRTGLKENPVTHTIRGYRATKSDTNSSLRSMWKDGVHQTLKPHTASNVSSMELIQQGVTGLENTLSTNGSIYSEKGSGHQNVYHYKYIINEPGKCQEKTPFLILLIAAEPRQIEARQAIRQTWGNESLAPGFRTVRLFLLGIHATADGAIQQAIMDESRQYHDIIQQEYLDTYYNLTIKTLMGMNWVATYCPKVLYVMKTDSDMFVNTEYLIHKLLKPDLPPRTNYFTGYLMRGYAPNRNKDSKWYMPQDLYPSERYPVFCSGTGYVLSGDLAEKIFKVSLSIRRLHLEDVYVGICLAKLRIDPVPPPNEFVFNHWRVSYSSCKYSHLITSHQFQPGELIKYWNHLQQNKHNACANAAKEKASKYRHRKMH